Proteins from one uncultured Anaeromusa sp. genomic window:
- a CDS encoding glycosyl hydrolase — MRHYLWVVLLLCSAFLGPQNAAAETLHFINGYAADPASRQATDDYKTLGDASDGWQRYQDYANGYAVAVPAGMNLDISLSAVRTVFQTPAHKIEIYRDDLRHTGSTISEYMEYGNRFLQNTKDHELLQDSYTTDAAGRLVHILQWQRRSLKAVPQDRNHYYCAEIATGGSEVYTILIKSTEPIDWGDAVRRSFQRISSEGNAGIFRRDNSTAKTFSHQELQAFWQRYFSPSSTWTWGIFEPSAPEVLRPLNAIEESTKHKFPFLLRYQTLEERAPIRGLQQAYEEGRYVELTLSTIRTSDEANALWTGGSSNASFVYEVLDGQHDEYFRLHARQLKYFNHPVLLRLNNEMNGDWCWYSAYHLSKDADLYIALWNHLRRLYAEEGADNVLWVWNPHDLSRPDFGWNHSYVYYPGDDAVDIVGMTGYNNGTYFPAEKWRTFQEIYQPLYQGYSTAFPGKPFLIGEFSSNSVGGDKPAWIRDMFSHLKEYPNIKVAIWWSGIDYDQNGQPGRIYILDEDEPTLQAFREGAAKQNPPKPVPAPAQPPAATQPEKQKNKR; from the coding sequence ATGCGCCACTATCTTTGGGTTGTATTGCTGCTTTGCAGCGCCTTTCTCGGACCGCAAAACGCGGCAGCGGAAACCCTGCATTTTATCAATGGCTATGCGGCTGATCCGGCAAGCCGCCAAGCAACGGACGACTACAAAACGCTGGGGGACGCCAGTGACGGCTGGCAGCGTTACCAAGATTACGCCAACGGCTATGCTGTAGCTGTTCCCGCTGGCATGAATCTTGATATCAGCCTTTCCGCGGTACGCACCGTTTTTCAGACTCCGGCTCATAAAATTGAAATTTACCGGGATGACTTACGCCATACCGGCAGCACGATCAGCGAGTACATGGAATACGGTAACCGCTTTTTGCAAAACACCAAAGACCACGAACTACTCCAGGACAGCTACACCACCGACGCCGCTGGCCGTCTCGTACATATTCTGCAGTGGCAGCGCCGCTCCTTAAAAGCCGTGCCGCAAGACCGCAACCACTACTACTGCGCCGAAATCGCCACAGGCGGCAGCGAGGTGTACACCATCCTCATCAAATCCACCGAGCCCATTGACTGGGGCGACGCCGTACGCCGCAGCTTTCAGCGCATTTCCAGTGAAGGCAATGCCGGTATTTTCCGACGCGACAACTCTACGGCAAAAACCTTCAGCCATCAAGAACTCCAAGCCTTCTGGCAGCGTTACTTTTCCCCCTCCAGCACCTGGACTTGGGGCATTTTCGAACCTTCCGCGCCGGAAGTACTGCGCCCGTTAAACGCTATCGAAGAAAGCACCAAACACAAATTCCCCTTCTTGCTGCGCTATCAAACGCTGGAAGAACGCGCCCCCATCCGCGGCCTGCAGCAAGCTTACGAAGAAGGACGCTATGTAGAATTAACCTTAAGCACCATTCGCACCAGCGATGAAGCGAATGCGCTCTGGACCGGAGGCAGCAGTAACGCCAGCTTCGTCTACGAAGTGCTTGACGGGCAGCACGACGAGTACTTTCGCCTTCATGCCAGGCAGCTGAAATATTTCAACCACCCTGTGCTGCTGCGACTCAACAATGAAATGAACGGCGACTGGTGCTGGTACTCCGCTTATCATCTTTCCAAAGACGCCGACCTGTATATCGCCCTTTGGAACCATCTGCGCCGCTTGTACGCCGAAGAAGGCGCCGACAATGTTCTTTGGGTCTGGAATCCCCATGACTTGTCCCGCCCTGACTTTGGCTGGAATCACTCCTATGTCTACTACCCGGGAGATGACGCCGTCGATATTGTCGGCATGACCGGGTATAATAACGGCACCTATTTCCCTGCAGAAAAATGGCGGACCTTCCAGGAAATCTACCAGCCGCTATACCAAGGCTATAGCACCGCTTTCCCCGGCAAACCCTTTCTTATTGGCGAATTCTCCAGCAATTCCGTCGGCGGCGACAAGCCCGCCTGGATTCGCGACATGTTCTCGCATTTAAAGGAATATCCCAATATCAAAGTGGCTATCTGGTGGAGCGGCATCGATTACGATCAAAACGGCCAGCCTGGCCGCATCTACATTTTGGACGAAGACGAACCGACCTTGCAGGCCTTCCGCGAAGGCGCGGCCAAGCAAAATCCGCCTAAACCAGTTCCCGCTCCCGCCCAGCCGCCTGCTGCCACGCAACCTGAGAAACAAAAAAACAAACGTTAA
- a CDS encoding asparaginase, producing the protein MSEVVLHYTRAGKVESLHRADIAFVNLKGEIVDAVGDAKRPMFWRSAAKPFQVLPFVRDGGVEHFGLTQEELAFLVSSHSGEKEHVALAQSVLAKVGLTPEALACGAAKPMSGKAATAVLLAGEKFQAVHNACSGKHSGMLALAMLRGLSIDGYTLAEHAVQQVMHQEVAAAVGLKQDEVELGIDGCGVPVFWLPLDRMAYGYARLAKPEGAGWSADEASITAVRNAMVAYPHAVAGTGRIDTVLMELTKGRLVAKIGSEAVYCLADTKSGLGITFKVEDGSYRSINPMVIGVLKRAGLLTKEEEAALWAKYPPVLKNHRGDIIGTIEVLF; encoded by the coding sequence ATGAGTGAAGTAGTATTGCATTATACCCGGGCTGGCAAGGTGGAAAGCCTGCATCGCGCGGATATTGCCTTTGTGAACCTAAAGGGTGAAATTGTAGATGCTGTAGGCGACGCTAAACGGCCCATGTTTTGGCGGTCCGCTGCTAAACCCTTTCAGGTGCTGCCCTTTGTCCGGGACGGCGGGGTAGAGCATTTTGGCTTGACCCAAGAAGAATTGGCTTTTTTGGTGTCCTCTCACAGCGGCGAAAAAGAACATGTAGCCTTGGCGCAAAGCGTTCTGGCTAAGGTGGGCTTGACGCCGGAAGCTTTGGCTTGCGGCGCGGCTAAGCCCATGAGCGGCAAGGCGGCCACGGCGGTACTGCTGGCTGGTGAAAAATTTCAAGCCGTCCATAACGCGTGTTCCGGCAAGCACAGCGGCATGCTTGCTTTAGCTATGCTGCGGGGATTGTCCATCGACGGTTATACATTAGCCGAGCATGCGGTGCAGCAGGTGATGCACCAGGAGGTAGCAGCGGCAGTAGGGTTGAAGCAGGACGAGGTGGAGCTAGGGATTGATGGTTGTGGCGTGCCGGTGTTTTGGCTGCCGCTAGATCGCATGGCTTACGGCTATGCTCGTTTGGCTAAACCGGAGGGAGCTGGCTGGAGCGCGGATGAAGCGTCCATTACAGCTGTGCGCAATGCAATGGTAGCGTATCCTCATGCAGTGGCAGGAACCGGTCGTATTGATACGGTGCTTATGGAATTGACGAAAGGCCGTCTTGTGGCCAAAATTGGCTCGGAAGCCGTTTATTGCTTGGCGGATACAAAAAGCGGCTTGGGGATTACTTTCAAAGTAGAGGACGGCTCTTATCGCAGCATCAACCCCATGGTCATCGGCGTACTGAAGAGGGCAGGCCTTTTGACCAAGGAAGAAGAGGCCGCGTTGTGGGCTAAATATCCGCCGGTGCTTAAAAACCACCGAGGCGATATCATCGGGACCATAGAGGTTCTTTTCTAA
- a CDS encoding aminotransferase class I/II-fold pyridoxal phosphate-dependent enzyme, producing MRNFASLKAKQFTESVIREMSRVAAAHGAINLAQGFPDFPAPQELKEAAQRAIFADHNQYAITWGSKPLRDAIVWKTQRDYGVTWDPETQLTVVCGSTEGMIATLLATINPGEEVIVFEPFYENYGADVVLCGATPRYVTLKAPDFSFDFEELAATFNEKTRAIIINTPNNPTGKVFNKKELEFIAELCQRYDALAITDEIYEHILYDDAKHEPIWTLPGMEERTVVINSVSKTYSVTGWRIGFVAASAELTASIRKVHDFLTVGAAAPLQMAVAEAVRFEPQYYEELASFYRERRDYLLKVLQEVGLGCVRPQGAYYIMADIRPMGWDDDVACAFHLAEKIGVAVVPGSSFYRPEQPDSHTFIRFCFCKKMETLEAAAERLRQWRKK from the coding sequence ATGAGAAATTTTGCATCTTTGAAAGCCAAACAATTTACGGAATCCGTCATCCGGGAGATGTCCCGCGTGGCGGCGGCGCATGGCGCGATTAACCTAGCCCAAGGGTTTCCTGATTTTCCGGCGCCTCAAGAATTGAAGGAAGCGGCGCAGCGGGCCATTTTTGCCGATCACAATCAGTACGCCATTACCTGGGGTTCTAAGCCGCTGCGGGACGCCATCGTCTGGAAAACGCAGCGAGACTATGGCGTAACTTGGGATCCGGAGACGCAATTGACCGTTGTCTGCGGCTCCACCGAAGGCATGATTGCCACCTTGCTGGCTACGATCAATCCAGGGGAAGAGGTTATTGTTTTTGAACCGTTCTATGAAAATTATGGCGCTGATGTGGTTTTGTGCGGAGCCACTCCCCGCTATGTGACGTTGAAGGCGCCTGATTTTTCCTTCGACTTTGAAGAATTGGCGGCTACCTTTAATGAAAAGACGCGCGCTATTATCATTAATACTCCCAATAATCCTACAGGTAAAGTGTTCAATAAGAAAGAGCTGGAGTTTATTGCTGAATTGTGTCAGCGCTATGACGCCTTGGCGATCACCGATGAAATTTACGAGCACATTTTGTATGACGACGCGAAGCATGAACCGATTTGGACCTTGCCGGGCATGGAGGAGCGGACCGTTGTCATTAACAGCGTTTCCAAAACCTACAGTGTTACTGGCTGGCGTATCGGCTTTGTAGCGGCGTCTGCGGAGCTGACAGCCTCGATTCGCAAGGTTCACGATTTTCTAACCGTAGGTGCTGCGGCGCCGCTGCAAATGGCAGTAGCCGAAGCGGTGCGCTTTGAGCCTCAATATTATGAAGAATTGGCGTCTTTTTATCGGGAGCGCCGCGATTATTTGCTAAAGGTGCTGCAGGAGGTCGGTTTGGGTTGTGTGCGGCCCCAGGGGGCGTACTATATTATGGCGGATATCCGGCCGATGGGCTGGGATGATGATGTAGCCTGCGCCTTCCATTTGGCGGAAAAAATCGGCGTAGCTGTAGTGCCTGGTTCCAGTTTCTATCGTCCGGAGCAGCCGGACAGCCATACCTTCATTCGCTTCTGCTTCTGCAAAAAAATGGAGACCTTAGAAGCAGCGGCGGAGCGCTTGCGTCAGTGGCGCAAAAAATAG
- a CDS encoding MetQ/NlpA family ABC transporter substrate-binding protein: MNKKWLKWTSAALGVVLAGTLLAGCGGASKPAADANKPLRVGVTAGPHAEIMEEVKKVAAKDGLNIQIVEFNDYIQPNIALNQGELEANSYQHQPFLDNQIQERKYALTSVAKTVIFPMAAYSKKVKSAAELKDGAIVAIPNDPTNAGRALLLLEKQGLLKLKEGAGLKATVADVVGNPKNIQLRELEAAQVPRSMEDVDLAVINTNYALVAGLVPTKDSLFIEDGNSPYANVIAVRTQDKDNPAVQKLLKAYQSAEVKKFVAEHFKGSALSAW, translated from the coding sequence ATGAATAAAAAATGGTTAAAGTGGACTAGTGCAGCTCTGGGTGTTGTTTTGGCAGGAACTCTACTAGCAGGATGCGGCGGCGCTTCTAAGCCGGCCGCAGATGCTAATAAGCCCTTGCGGGTAGGGGTAACCGCAGGCCCCCATGCGGAAATCATGGAAGAAGTTAAAAAGGTAGCGGCTAAAGATGGCTTGAACATCCAGATTGTGGAGTTCAACGATTATATTCAGCCGAATATTGCCTTGAATCAAGGGGAATTGGAAGCGAACAGCTATCAGCATCAGCCGTTTTTAGACAATCAGATTCAAGAAAGAAAATATGCCTTGACCAGCGTGGCTAAAACCGTAATTTTCCCGATGGCTGCGTATTCTAAGAAAGTGAAATCCGCCGCGGAATTGAAAGACGGCGCGATTGTAGCTATTCCCAATGATCCTACCAATGCGGGCCGAGCGCTGCTGCTTTTGGAAAAGCAGGGGCTGTTGAAGTTGAAAGAGGGCGCTGGCCTGAAAGCGACGGTAGCGGATGTTGTGGGGAATCCTAAGAACATTCAGCTGCGAGAACTGGAGGCCGCTCAGGTGCCTCGCTCCATGGAAGATGTGGATTTGGCGGTTATCAACACCAACTATGCCTTGGTAGCAGGCTTAGTTCCCACTAAGGATTCGCTGTTCATCGAAGACGGAAATTCTCCCTACGCCAACGTGATTGCCGTTCGCACTCAGGACAAAGATAACCCGGCTGTGCAAAAATTGCTCAAAGCCTATCAGTCTGCGGAAGTGAAAAAATTTGTAGCCGAGCATTTTAAGGGTTCAGCTTTGTCTGCTTGGTAA
- the larE gene encoding ATP-dependent sacrificial sulfur transferase LarE has protein sequence MSQRLNEKEARLLELLRQMGKVAVAFSGGVDSTLLAAAAHKALGTQALAATAFSPSLPEWELHDAKRIAEMIGVRHVVLETQEFSQDAFVENTSLRCYHCKKERFTALVGWCESQGIPWIVEGSNLDDASDFRPGMKAIEELSASVKSPLWDAGFTKADVRALSKEWGLPTWNKPSAACLVSRLAYGLPITAERLKQVDQAERAIKEITGPVNLRVRHHGETARIEVAPEWFAKLAEPAVAAKLTKTLQGIGFVYIVLDLAGYRLGSMNEMLSSEQTEGLGQ, from the coding sequence GTGAGTCAGAGATTAAATGAAAAAGAGGCGCGGCTTTTAGAACTGCTGCGGCAGATGGGCAAGGTGGCCGTTGCCTTTTCCGGCGGCGTCGACAGTACTCTTTTAGCGGCGGCGGCGCATAAAGCGCTGGGGACGCAGGCTTTGGCGGCTACGGCGTTTTCACCGTCTTTGCCGGAGTGGGAGCTACATGATGCCAAACGCATTGCCGAAATGATCGGTGTGCGGCACGTGGTGCTGGAAACACAGGAATTTTCGCAGGACGCTTTTGTGGAAAATACGTCTTTGCGTTGTTATCATTGCAAAAAAGAGCGCTTTACAGCGCTTGTGGGCTGGTGCGAAAGTCAAGGTATACCTTGGATTGTGGAAGGCAGCAATTTAGATGATGCCAGCGACTTTCGTCCGGGCATGAAGGCCATTGAAGAGCTGTCGGCTTCGGTAAAAAGCCCGCTTTGGGATGCGGGCTTTACTAAAGCAGATGTGCGAGCGCTTTCAAAGGAATGGGGCCTGCCTACTTGGAATAAACCTAGTGCGGCCTGCCTGGTGTCGCGGCTGGCCTATGGTTTGCCGATTACAGCGGAACGGTTAAAACAAGTAGATCAGGCGGAGCGAGCTATTAAAGAAATAACCGGTCCAGTCAATTTGCGGGTGCGTCATCATGGCGAAACCGCGCGCATTGAAGTGGCGCCGGAATGGTTTGCTAAGCTGGCGGAGCCGGCGGTAGCGGCGAAGCTGACGAAAACGTTGCAGGGCATAGGTTTCGTGTATATAGTGCTCGACTTAGCCGGATATCGCTTGGGCAGTATGAATGAAATGCTGTCATCGGAGCAGACGGAGGGACTGGGCCAATGA
- a CDS encoding YezD family protein, translating into MRPEEGLQELLQQVLQQLSFGSVILTLQDGRVLQVEKREVFRLPYAASKSAAAASPDTEPVVKRILAALGTLAYGRMELKVQGGKVTQVETTAKLRGSDWQGMDGDGI; encoded by the coding sequence ATGAGACCGGAAGAAGGGTTGCAGGAGCTGTTGCAGCAAGTGTTGCAACAGCTGAGCTTTGGCAGTGTCATTCTTACGCTTCAGGACGGGCGGGTACTGCAGGTGGAGAAAAGAGAGGTCTTTCGGTTGCCTTATGCGGCGTCTAAATCTGCAGCGGCGGCATCTCCGGACACGGAGCCGGTGGTCAAGCGCATTTTAGCGGCTTTGGGGACCTTGGCGTACGGTCGAATGGAGTTGAAGGTGCAAGGCGGCAAGGTGACTCAAGTGGAAACTACGGCCAAGCTGCGCGGCAGCGATTGGCAAGGCATGGATGGAGACGGCATCTAG